CCCGATTCGGCCATCGAGATCAAGCTGACCCCCAACCGCGCCGACTGTTACGGCGTGCGCGGCATCGCCTTCGACGTGGCGGCAGCCGCGGATGCTGCCGTATCCGGTTTCAACGTGGACCCGGTGGAGGCGCGCATTGAGGACGCGCTGTCGATCCAGCTTGATGCCGGCGCCGACGCAGCGCGCTACTGCGGTCGGGTGCTGCGTGATGTGGACGCGACTGCACGCACCCCGCTGTGGATGGCCGAGCGCCTGCGTCGCAGCGGCGTGCGCCCGGTATCGCTGCTGGTGGATGTGACCCAGTACGTGATGCTGGAGCTCGGCCAACCGATGCATGCGTTCGATCGGGACCTGCTCAGCGGCGGCACGGTAGGTGTCCGCCGCGCCCGCGACGGGGAGCGGCTCAAGCTACTGGATGGCCGCGACGCCGCGCTCGACCCGCAGTTCCTGCTGGTTACCGATGCCGACATGCCGATCGCGCTGGCGGGGATCATGGGCGGTTTTGACGCCCGCGTGACCGAGGCGACCCGCAGCGTGTTCCTGGAGGCCGCACACTTTGCGCCCGCCGCCATCATCGGCCGCAGCCGCAAGCTCGGCCTGCACACGGACGCCAGCCACCGCTTCGAGCGCGGCGTGGATCCCGAACTTCCGCGCATCGCCATCGAGTACGCCACCGCGCTGATCCTTGATGCCGCCGGCGGTAGCGCGGGCCCGGTGGTCGAGGCGGCGCTGCATGAGCATCTGCCGCAACCGCAGCCGATAGTGTTGCGCCGTGCGCGGCTGGCACGGGTACTTGGCATCGAGGTACCCGGTCCGCGGGTCGAACGCATCTTCCGCGCGCTCGGAATGCAGGTGGAAGCGCTGGAAGAGGGCTGGCAGGTCATCGCTCCCAGCCGCCGCTTCGACATCGCGATCGAGGAGGACCTGATCGAGGAGGTCGCCCGCATCCACGGCTACGACAACATTCCCACTACGCTTCCCAGCGGGGCGTCGCGACTCGCCGCCCCTACCGAAACCATGGTCGACGGCGGCGATATCCGTCGGCACATGGCCTCGCGTGATTATCTGGAGGCGATCAACTACGCCTTTGTCGGTGGCGACCTGCTCGACTCGTGGACCGCTTCGGAGGGCGCGGTGGCCATTGCCAATCCCCTCAGCGCGGAGCTCGGCGTAATGCGCACGATGCTGCTGCCGGGTCTGGTCTCGGCGCTGGCGCGAAATGCCGCGCGACAGCAGTCCCGTGTCCGCCTGTTCGAGCTCGGCAATGTCTTCACTGCCGCGGACGGCGAGGCGCCGCTGCACATCGAGCGTATCGCAGCGGTGGCCTGCGGCGATGCGGCCACCGAGCAGTGGGGCCACCCGTCGCGCGAGGTTGGCTTCCACGATCTGCAGGGCGATCTGGAGAGCCTCGCCGCGCTGTCCGGCGCGCGCCTGGAGTACGAGCCCGTCGTCACGCCCTGGGCGCATCCCGGGCGCTGTGCGCGTGTCCTGCGTAGAGCCGAGGCAGGCCAGGCCACGCCGCTGGGCTGGATTGCCCAGCTGCACCCGCGCTTGCTGCAGACCCTGGAAATCGATGTCGACGTGATCGCCTTCGAGCTGGATCTGGAGCCCCTGCAATCCCGAGCGGTGCCCAAGGCGAGCACGCGCTCGCGGTATCCCTCAGTGCGGCGGGATCTGGCATTTGTGCTACCCGAAGGCGTGCCTTGGGGCGAGGTTGCGCGCAGTGTCCGCAAAGCGGCCGGCCCTGTCCTGCGCGATCTGGTCCTGTTTGACCGCTACCAGGGCAGTGGGGTGGAATCCGGATGCAAGAGTCTTGCTATGGGCTTGATTTTGCAGGAAGAATCCCGCACGCTCATCGAGTCTGACGTCGATCGCGTCGTGGCTTCCGTCACGACCGCCATGCTTTCCGATCACGCAGCGAAGATTCGGGACTGAGCCGGTTTTCGGCCTTCAGCTGGCGAACCGGCACACAGCAGCAGGGGATGGAGCGGACAATGGCGTTGACCAAGGCTGAAATGGCCGAGCGGTTGTTCGACGAGGTCGGCCTCAACAAGCGTGAGGCAAAGGAATTCGTCGACGCCTTCTTTGATTCCCTCCGCCAGGCGCTGCAGAGCGGTCGCCAGGTCAAGCTGTCCGGCTTCGGCAACTTCGATCTGCGGCGCAAGAAGGAGCGGCCTGGACGCAATCCCAAAACCGGTGAGGAGATTCCGATCTCGGCCCGAACCGTGGTGACCTTCCGCCCCGGACAGAAGTTGAAGGAACGCGTCGAATCCTACGCCGGTACTGAAAATGCTTGATCCGGGCAGCAACCGCGAACTTCCGCCGATCCCGGCCAAACGCTACTTCACCATTGGCGAGGTCAGCGAGCTGTGCGACGTCAAGCCGCACGTATTGCGGTATTGGGAAACCGAATTTCCTTCACTCAAGCCGGTCAAGCGTCGCGGCAACCGGCGCTATTATCAGCGCCACGAAGTGCTGATGATCCGCCAGATCCGCGGCCTGCTGTATGAGCAGGGATACACCATTGGTGGCGCGCGGCTGCGGCTGGAAGGGGAGGAGGCCAAGGACGAATCAGCGCTGAGCACGCAGATCATCCGGCAGGTCCGGATGGAACTGGAGGAAGTGCTGCAGATGCTTCGTCGATGACAAGCCTTCATCCTGAACACGCTGAAGGGCTCGCGATCTGTTGATTTTCGGCTATACTTATCCGTCGCCAAAACAGCGGCGGAAGGCAACAACTTCGGGGCGTAGCGCAGCCTGGTAGCGCACTTGTCTGGGGGACAAGTGGTCGTCGGTTCAAATCCGGCCGCCCCGACCAATTCCTGTGATTTGCCAGAATGCTCGCGGAGATTTCGCGGGCATTCTTTTTGCGCGATTGAACGGCACGCCTCTGCCCGCCGGGGATGGACGGCGCGGCCCCGCCGCGGCCAGGAAGGCTCAGATCGCCGCGGTGCGCGGCGGCGCGCTGTCGATGTCGTGCCAGCGCTGGACGATTGCAGCGCGGATGCCTGCGACATCCAGACCGGCCTCGGCCAGGAGTTCCTCGCGGCTTCCGTGCGGCTGGAACGCATCCGGCAGCCCCAGGTGCAGCATCGATACGCTCAGGCCCTCTGCCGCCAGCAGCTCGGCGACACCGCTGCCGGCGCCTCCGGCCACAACGTTGTCCTCCAGCGTGACGAATCCCTCGTGGTCTGCCGCAAGGTGCAGGATGAGCGCCCGGTCAAGCGGCTTGACGAAGCGCATGTTGACCACGGTGAGCCCCAGTGCCTCGCCGACCTCTTCCGCTGCAGGCAGCAGGGAGCCAAAGGCGAGCAGGGCGATACGCGAGCCGCGCCGGCGCAGTTGTGCCTTGCCGATCTGCAGGACATCCAGACTGGATTGCACGGCAACGCCCGGACCGCTGCCGCGAGGATAGCGAACGGCAGCGGGGCCATTGAAGCGGAAGCCGGTGGACAGCATCTGGCGACACTCGTTCTCGTCCGCCGGCGCCATGACCACCATATTGGGCACGCAGCGCAGGTAGCTCAGGTCGAGGTTGCCCGCGTGCGTTGCACCATCCGGTCCCACAACGCCGCCGCGGTCGATCGCAAACAGCACGTCGAGTTCCTGCAGCGCCACGTCATGAACCAGCTGGTCGTAGCCGCGTTGGAGGAAGGTCGAGTAGATCGCGACGACGGGCTTGGCGCCCTCGCAGGCCATTCCGGCCGCCAGGGTGACGGCGTGCTGCTCGGCGATGGCGACGTCGAAATAGCGCTGCGGATACTCCTTGCTGAAACGCACCAGGCCGGAGCCTTCACGCATCGCCGGGGTAATCCCCATCAGCTTGTCGTCGGCGGCGGCCATGTCGCAGATCCAGTCGCCGAAGACGTCGGTGTAGGTCACCTTTTTCGCGCCGGCCTTGCTGACCATTCCGAGCTCTGGATTGAACGGACCGACCGCGTGATAGCCGATCTGGTCGCCCTCGGCGCGCTCGTAGCCCTTGCCCTTGGTGGTGATGATGTGGAGCAGCTGCGGGCCCTTCATCCCCTGCAGGGTCTTCATGATGCCAACCAGGGCTTCCATGTCGTGGCCATCGATCGGGCCGGTGTAGTGGAAACCGAGCTCCTCGAACATGGTCGAGGGGACGAACATGCCCTTCCACTGCTCTTCCCAGCGTTTGACGAACTTCGCCGCCGGGCGGTTCTTGTCGCCAAGCAGCTTCTTGCCGCCCTCGCGCAGCGCGTTGAGGGTGCGGCTGCCGGTCAACCGTCCGAGCATGCGGGTCACGCCGCCGACGTTCTCGGAGATCGACATCTGGTTGTCGTTGAGGATGACCAGCAGGTTGGGTTCGATGCCGTCGGGTTCATCGCCCATGCCGCCGCCGTGCGCCAGCGCCTCGAAGGCCATGCCGCCGGTGATCGCACCATCCCCGATGACGGCCACTACCTTGCGCTCGTCGCCGGCGCGCTGGAGGGCAAGCGCCATGCCCAGGGCGGCCGAGATGCTGGTCGAGCTGTGGCCGACGCCGAAGGTGTCG
The genomic region above belongs to Lysobacter avium and contains:
- a CDS encoding integration host factor subunit alpha gives rise to the protein MALTKAEMAERLFDEVGLNKREAKEFVDAFFDSLRQALQSGRQVKLSGFGNFDLRRKKERPGRNPKTGEEIPISARTVVTFRPGQKLKERVESYAGTENA
- the pheT gene encoding phenylalanine--tRNA ligase subunit beta, which produces MKFSENWLRQHVSTTASHDELVDTLTAIGLEVEEVTRIGDGLDNVVVSRIVSADKHPEADRLQVCQVDAGDGELVQIVCGAPNARAGLMAPLAKVGAVLPGGMKIEAAQLRGVESFGMLCSAKELGTDSDASGLLELPADAAPGTPVGDLLGLPDSAIEIKLTPNRADCYGVRGIAFDVAAAADAAVSGFNVDPVEARIEDALSIQLDAGADAARYCGRVLRDVDATARTPLWMAERLRRSGVRPVSLLVDVTQYVMLELGQPMHAFDRDLLSGGTVGVRRARDGERLKLLDGRDAALDPQFLLVTDADMPIALAGIMGGFDARVTEATRSVFLEAAHFAPAAIIGRSRKLGLHTDASHRFERGVDPELPRIAIEYATALILDAAGGSAGPVVEAALHEHLPQPQPIVLRRARLARVLGIEVPGPRVERIFRALGMQVEALEEGWQVIAPSRRFDIAIEEDLIEEVARIHGYDNIPTTLPSGASRLAAPTETMVDGGDIRRHMASRDYLEAINYAFVGGDLLDSWTASEGAVAIANPLSAELGVMRTMLLPGLVSALARNAARQQSRVRLFELGNVFTAADGEAPLHIERIAAVACGDAATEQWGHPSREVGFHDLQGDLESLAALSGARLEYEPVVTPWAHPGRCARVLRRAEAGQATPLGWIAQLHPRLLQTLEIDVDVIAFELDLEPLQSRAVPKASTRSRYPSVRRDLAFVLPEGVPWGEVARSVRKAAGPVLRDLVLFDRYQGSGVESGCKSLAMGLILQEESRTLIESDVDRVVASVTTAMLSDHAAKIRD
- the dxs gene encoding 1-deoxy-D-xylulose-5-phosphate synthase gives rise to the protein MIDPQRYPRLSRIQVPADLREFPEQELPAIADELRAYLIEQVAQSGGHFGAGLGVIELTVALHWLYDTPTDRLVWDVGHQTYPHKILTGRRDVIQTVKQKDGVSPFPKRGESEFDTFGVGHSSTSISAALGMALALQRAGDERKVVAVIGDGAITGGMAFEALAHGGGMGDEPDGIEPNLLVILNDNQMSISENVGGVTRMLGRLTGSRTLNALREGGKKLLGDKNRPAAKFVKRWEEQWKGMFVPSTMFEELGFHYTGPIDGHDMEALVGIMKTLQGMKGPQLLHIITTKGKGYERAEGDQIGYHAVGPFNPELGMVSKAGAKKVTYTDVFGDWICDMAAADDKLMGITPAMREGSGLVRFSKEYPQRYFDVAIAEQHAVTLAAGMACEGAKPVVAIYSTFLQRGYDQLVHDVALQELDVLFAIDRGGVVGPDGATHAGNLDLSYLRCVPNMVVMAPADENECRQMLSTGFRFNGPAAVRYPRGSGPGVAVQSSLDVLQIGKAQLRRRGSRIALLAFGSLLPAAEEVGEALGLTVVNMRFVKPLDRALILHLAADHEGFVTLEDNVVAGGAGSGVAELLAAEGLSVSMLHLGLPDAFQPHGSREELLAEAGLDVAGIRAAIVQRWHDIDSAPPRTAAI
- a CDS encoding MerR family transcriptional regulator; amino-acid sequence: MLDPGSNRELPPIPAKRYFTIGEVSELCDVKPHVLRYWETEFPSLKPVKRRGNRRYYQRHEVLMIRQIRGLLYEQGYTIGGARLRLEGEEAKDESALSTQIIRQVRMELEEVLQMLRR